One Pyrococcus furiosus DSM 3638 genomic region harbors:
- a CDS encoding nitroreductase family protein, whose product MRVLELAKRRKTVRKFSKDRPPIELVFKAIETAKEAPSGMNAQPWKFVVIDNPELKARIREVCEVEEEKFYERIKGELKEWLVENEFTPEKPFLTEAPYLVLVFGYTKAPYWLQSVWIAVGYFLLALEEVELGTVTYTPPNTRPIEELLQVPREWRLQVILPVGYPDDPKPKLKRKSIEEVVSFNKF is encoded by the coding sequence ATGAGGGTACTAGAGCTTGCAAAGCGAAGAAAAACAGTGAGGAAATTTTCGAAGGATAGACCTCCAATTGAATTAGTTTTCAAGGCGATTGAGACAGCCAAAGAAGCTCCTAGTGGAATGAACGCTCAACCTTGGAAATTTGTAGTAATTGACAATCCGGAATTAAAGGCCAGAATAAGAGAAGTATGTGAAGTAGAGGAGGAAAAATTCTATGAGAGAATTAAGGGGGAGTTGAAAGAATGGTTAGTGGAGAATGAATTCACTCCAGAAAAACCTTTTCTAACAGAGGCTCCGTATTTAGTATTGGTATTTGGATATACGAAAGCTCCTTATTGGCTTCAATCAGTTTGGATTGCTGTGGGATACTTCCTTTTAGCCTTAGAAGAGGTAGAACTTGGAACAGTTACCTACACTCCTCCAAATACACGGCCAATAGAAGAACTTCTTCAAGTTCCCAGGGAATGGAGGCTTCAGGTAATACTCCCAGTAGGATACCCAGATGATCCGAAGCCAAAGCTAAAGAGGAAAAGTATTGAAGAAGTTGTTTCCTTTAACAAGTTTTAG
- a CDS encoding ATP phosphoribosyltransferase regulatory subunit has protein sequence MWAKRSMEEYIKIAEIANKLRSIFQLWGYKEVVFPIIEEYSPEIRKGTKFAYNNLFYLISPDVTSRIIKQFKDGNAKVFYIAEVLNGDVKGEWQAGIEFIGGKGLGMYLEALSIAITSLESLGITEFYIDIGSIEVWKELSGEYWPKIKEALIKRNFEIIENIPIPKDKKDKMWELFNFRGRRSGIEKLDTIVDSIEDPRVFIDLGTVRPLPYYTDIIFEIYSPQVGKPIGGGGEYEVRGKQAIGFVFYLNRLLSLYRPKDRARKVISEIDPKKAYSTAREMVRLGIPVEVRL, from the coding sequence ATGTGGGCTAAGAGAAGCATGGAGGAGTATATTAAAATTGCTGAAATTGCAAACAAGCTTCGCTCGATTTTTCAACTCTGGGGATATAAAGAAGTGGTATTTCCAATTATCGAGGAATACTCACCTGAAATTAGAAAAGGAACAAAATTTGCCTATAATAACTTGTTCTATCTAATCTCCCCAGACGTCACATCAAGAATAATAAAACAGTTCAAAGACGGAAATGCAAAGGTATTCTACATAGCAGAGGTCCTAAATGGTGATGTTAAGGGAGAATGGCAGGCTGGAATAGAGTTCATTGGAGGAAAAGGTCTGGGAATGTATCTTGAAGCTCTTTCGATAGCAATAACATCCCTAGAAAGTCTTGGAATTACAGAATTCTACATCGACATTGGAAGCATTGAGGTTTGGAAAGAACTAAGCGGAGAATACTGGCCCAAAATAAAAGAAGCCCTAATAAAGCGAAACTTTGAGATAATAGAAAATATTCCAATTCCCAAGGACAAAAAAGACAAGATGTGGGAGTTATTTAATTTTAGGGGAAGAAGAAGTGGAATAGAAAAATTAGACACTATAGTTGATTCCATAGAGGATCCAAGGGTGTTTATAGACCTAGGAACTGTTCGTCCACTTCCCTACTATACCGACATAATATTCGAAATATACTCTCCCCAGGTAGGAAAACCAATAGGGGGAGGAGGAGAATATGAGGTTAGAGGAAAGCAGGCGATTGGCTTCGTTTTCTACTTAAATAGGTTGCTAAGTCTTTACAGACCGAAAGATAGGGCAAGAAAAGTTATTTCTGAAATAGATCCTAAGAAAGCATATTCCACAGCTAGAGAAATGGTGAGACTAGGAATTCCAGTGGAGGTGAGGTTATGA
- the hisG gene encoding ATP phosphoribosyltransferase — protein sequence MRFVLPKGRLYQDSIKVLELAGIKVPKRDERALIWGDGNNEFLLARAFDVPVYVEHGIDIGIAGSDVVEERGSDVFIPLELPFGKCRLSIAVPKEKVVDPENMDGYKIATKYPNITKRYFENLNIEVEVIKLHGSIELAPRIGIADAIVDIVETGNTLRSNGLVEVAKIMDVSALLLVNRISQKMFFEEINSFITKIRRSVYGH from the coding sequence ATGAGGTTTGTTTTACCAAAGGGAAGGCTTTACCAAGATTCGATAAAAGTACTAGAACTCGCTGGAATAAAAGTTCCAAAGAGAGACGAAAGAGCTCTAATCTGGGGGGATGGAAATAACGAATTCCTTTTAGCTAGAGCGTTTGACGTTCCCGTTTATGTTGAACATGGAATTGATATAGGAATAGCGGGGAGTGATGTAGTAGAAGAGAGAGGAAGTGACGTGTTTATCCCCCTGGAACTACCTTTCGGAAAATGCAGGTTAAGTATAGCTGTCCCCAAGGAGAAAGTTGTAGACCCAGAAAATATGGATGGTTACAAGATTGCAACAAAATATCCCAACATAACAAAGAGGTACTTTGAAAATCTCAATATTGAAGTTGAAGTGATAAAACTCCACGGAAGTATAGAGCTAGCTCCAAGAATAGGAATAGCTGATGCAATAGTTGACATAGTGGAAACAGGAAATACATTAAGATCAAATGGACTCGTTGAAGTTGCAAAGATAATGGATGTTTCAGCGCTCCTCTTAGTAAATCGCATTTCTCAAAAGATGTTCTTTGAAGAAATTAATTCTTTCATAACAAAAATTAGGAGGTCTGTTTATGGACATTGA
- the hisD gene encoding histidinol dehydrogenase — protein MDIEEYVREILKDIRERGLEAIREYSKKFDGYEGPFEVSKEEFKEAEERIPERDKEIIKRTLKRIEKYHRKQLKQDILYIENGSLYGLIYKPLKRIGIYVPGGKPLPSTLMMVGVPARVAGVKEIVVTNPPKDGKVNPYILYIAKLLKIEEVYKLGGIQAIAAMAYGIGMKKVQKIFGPGNKFVNEAKRQVFGIVGIDSLAGPSEIAVIADESADKDFVLYDLLSQLEHGKDSKAWLLTTSKELADYCNREGITVIVCSSLEECCKKANEIAPEHLEIITREPLKLVDLIENAGAIYLGLYTPVPAADYFLGVNHVLPTGGAAKFMGVLTVWDFMKPISIAMVSREEFISERELGIRLAEIEGIELHKKSLEVRK, from the coding sequence ATGGACATTGAAGAATACGTCAGGGAGATTTTGAAAGATATCCGGGAAAGAGGATTAGAGGCAATAAGAGAGTACTCAAAAAAATTCGACGGATATGAAGGCCCATTTGAAGTCTCAAAGGAGGAGTTTAAGGAAGCTGAAGAAAGAATTCCAGAAAGGGATAAAGAAATTATAAAGAGAACTCTCAAGAGAATTGAGAAATACCATAGAAAACAACTAAAGCAGGACATTTTATACATCGAGAATGGCTCTCTCTATGGGCTAATATACAAGCCACTCAAGAGAATAGGGATATATGTCCCAGGTGGGAAACCGCTGCCTTCAACTCTAATGATGGTAGGAGTCCCCGCAAGGGTCGCTGGAGTTAAGGAAATCGTTGTAACAAACCCACCCAAAGATGGGAAAGTAAATCCATACATCCTGTACATAGCAAAACTCCTCAAGATTGAAGAAGTATACAAGCTCGGAGGAATTCAGGCAATAGCTGCCATGGCTTATGGTATTGGAATGAAAAAGGTCCAAAAGATCTTTGGGCCTGGGAATAAGTTTGTCAATGAAGCAAAGAGACAAGTTTTTGGAATTGTCGGGATAGACAGTTTGGCTGGCCCTTCTGAAATAGCAGTAATTGCAGATGAAAGTGCGGATAAAGATTTCGTTCTTTACGATTTGTTAAGCCAATTAGAACACGGAAAAGATAGCAAGGCATGGTTATTGACGACGTCAAAAGAACTAGCAGATTACTGTAATAGAGAGGGAATAACAGTTATCGTGTGTAGCTCTCTTGAGGAATGCTGTAAGAAAGCTAATGAAATAGCTCCAGAACACCTTGAGATAATAACTAGAGAACCCCTAAAATTGGTAGACTTAATTGAAAATGCAGGTGCGATATACCTAGGGCTATACACACCAGTTCCTGCAGCTGACTACTTCTTAGGAGTTAATCACGTTCTCCCAACGGGAGGTGCGGCAAAATTCATGGGTGTTCTCACAGTTTGGGACTTCATGAAGCCAATAAGCATTGCAATGGTTAGTAGAGAGGAGTTTATCTCTGAAAGAGAGCTGGGAATAAGATTAGCTGAAATAGAAGGAATAGAACTCCACAAAAAGAGCTTGGAGGTTAGAAAATGA
- the hisB gene encoding imidazoleglycerol-phosphate dehydratase HisB, with the protein MRRTTKETDIIVEIGKKGEIKTNDLILDHMLTAFAFYLGKDMRITATYDLRHHLWEDIGITLGEALRENLPEKFTRFGNAIMPMDDALVLVSVDISNRPYANVDVNIKDAEEGFAVSLLKEFVWGLARGLRATIHIKQLSGENAHHIVEAAFKGLGMALRVATKESERVESTKGVL; encoded by the coding sequence GTGAGGAGAACTACAAAAGAAACGGATATAATTGTAGAAATCGGGAAAAAAGGAGAAATAAAGACAAATGACTTAATCCTAGATCACATGCTTACTGCCTTTGCATTTTATCTAGGAAAGGACATGAGGATCACGGCAACGTATGACTTGAGGCACCACTTATGGGAAGATATTGGAATAACCCTTGGAGAAGCGCTTAGAGAGAATCTTCCAGAAAAGTTCACAAGGTTTGGGAATGCAATAATGCCAATGGACGATGCTCTTGTCTTAGTTTCAGTGGACATTTCAAATAGACCCTATGCAAATGTGGATGTAAACATAAAAGATGCAGAAGAAGGATTCGCAGTTTCTCTCCTAAAAGAATTTGTTTGGGGGCTCGCTCGCGGACTTAGAGCTACGATCCACATAAAACAACTAAGCGGTGAAAATGCCCACCATATAGTAGAGGCCGCATTTAAGGGGCTTGGAATGGCTCTGAGAGTAGCAACTAAAGAGAGTGAGAGAGTTGAAAGCACAAAGGGGGTATTGTAA
- the hisH gene encoding imidazole glycerol phosphate synthase subunit HisH, whose protein sequence is MDRIAIVDLGIGNLANVKKALKGYITSDPYEIEKADKIVLPGVGNFGAVVDKLAPIKDIIIEGINEGKPFLGICLGMQLLFEESEESPGKEGLGIFKGKVVKLKNVRTPHIGWNQVWIKKECKLFEGLKNGSYFYFVHSYHAVPQDPDIIATTTDYENAEFVSSVCFENIFGVQFHPEKSSKNGLILLRNFRRL, encoded by the coding sequence ATGGATAGAATTGCAATAGTCGACCTAGGAATTGGTAATCTAGCAAACGTAAAGAAGGCCCTAAAAGGATATATAACTAGCGATCCTTACGAGATAGAGAAAGCAGACAAAATTGTTCTTCCCGGGGTTGGCAATTTCGGGGCCGTGGTGGACAAACTCGCCCCAATAAAAGATATAATCATTGAGGGAATAAACGAGGGAAAGCCCTTCCTGGGAATATGTCTTGGAATGCAACTTCTTTTCGAGGAAAGTGAAGAAAGCCCAGGAAAAGAGGGACTTGGAATATTCAAAGGAAAAGTTGTGAAACTAAAAAATGTAAGAACCCCACATATTGGCTGGAACCAGGTGTGGATAAAGAAGGAATGCAAGCTCTTTGAGGGGCTAAAGAATGGCAGCTATTTTTACTTTGTTCACTCCTATCATGCCGTCCCACAAGACCCCGATATAATAGCAACAACTACAGACTATGAAAATGCAGAGTTTGTCTCCTCAGTATGCTTTGAAAACATATTTGGCGTCCAGTTCCACCCAGAAAAGAGTAGCAAAAATGGTCTTATACTCCTAAGAAACTTTAGGAGGTTATAA
- the hisA gene encoding 1-(5-phosphoribosyl)-5-((5-phosphoribosylamino)methylideneamino)imidazole-4-carboxamide isomerase: MKFRIYPAIDIMDGKVVRLYKGKKDEVKVYGDPLKFAEKFSEYVDKIHIVDLDGAFSGKPQNLDIVEKIIRDVGVRVQIGGGFRDYESIKKAYDIGVENVIIGTKALDISFLERITSEFEGITVSLDSKGGKIFTKGWIEEESLLVEDAYKMLRKFVNRFVYTVIDRDGTLLGIEKIKRFWGDEEFIYAGGVATPTDIIQLAEIGFSGVIIGKALYEGTISLEEALEVAKSVGKKNYSSS; the protein is encoded by the coding sequence ATGAAGTTTAGAATTTACCCAGCCATTGATATAATGGATGGAAAAGTAGTAAGGTTGTATAAAGGAAAGAAGGACGAAGTAAAGGTGTATGGAGATCCACTGAAGTTTGCAGAGAAATTTTCAGAATACGTGGATAAAATCCACATAGTGGATCTGGATGGGGCATTCTCCGGCAAACCCCAAAATCTTGACATTGTAGAGAAGATAATTAGAGATGTTGGAGTAAGAGTGCAGATAGGGGGAGGATTTAGAGATTATGAGTCGATCAAGAAGGCGTACGACATAGGAGTTGAGAATGTAATTATAGGAACAAAAGCCCTTGATATCTCTTTTTTGGAAAGAATAACCTCAGAATTCGAGGGAATAACAGTCAGCTTGGACTCCAAAGGGGGAAAGATTTTCACCAAAGGTTGGATAGAGGAAGAGAGCCTTCTTGTAGAGGATGCATACAAAATGCTCCGAAAATTCGTTAATAGGTTTGTATACACAGTCATAGATAGAGACGGTACCCTCCTGGGAATAGAGAAAATCAAAAGGTTCTGGGGAGATGAAGAATTTATTTATGCAGGAGGAGTGGCAACACCTACCGATATAATTCAGCTGGCTGAAATAGGGTTTTCTGGCGTTATTATTGGGAAGGCTTTGTATGAAGGAACTATCTCTCTTGAAGAAGCTTTGGAGGTTGCTAAAAGTGTTGGCAAGAAGAATTATAGCAGCTCTTGA
- the hisF gene encoding imidazole glycerol phosphate synthase subunit HisF, with amino-acid sequence MKELSLLKKLWRLLKVLARRIIAALDIKDGRVVKGIKFKNIRDAGDPIELAKRYESEGIDEIVFLDITASYEKRKILLDLVERVAEEIYVPFTVGGGIRTVEEAREIIRRGADKIFINTAAVENPSLIKEIADLIGSANLVVAIDAKWNGKFWEVYTHGGRKPRGMDAVEWAKRVEELGAGEILLTSMDTDGTKQGFDIPLTKAVVDAVNIPVIASGGAGKPEHFLEVFRIGSDAALAASIFHYGEYTVRELKMFLAKNGIPVRLD; translated from the coding sequence ATGAAGGAACTATCTCTCTTGAAGAAGCTTTGGAGGTTGCTAAAAGTGTTGGCAAGAAGAATTATAGCAGCTCTTGACATAAAAGATGGTAGGGTTGTTAAAGGAATAAAATTCAAGAACATTAGAGATGCTGGAGATCCAATAGAACTAGCTAAAAGGTATGAGAGCGAAGGAATTGACGAGATAGTCTTTCTAGATATTACTGCCTCCTACGAAAAAAGGAAAATCCTTCTCGACTTGGTAGAAAGAGTAGCAGAGGAAATCTACGTTCCTTTTACGGTGGGAGGAGGTATAAGAACAGTTGAAGAGGCAAGAGAAATAATTAGACGAGGGGCCGACAAGATATTTATCAATACAGCCGCCGTGGAAAATCCCTCCTTAATTAAAGAGATCGCTGACCTCATAGGCTCAGCAAACTTAGTTGTTGCTATAGATGCCAAGTGGAACGGAAAATTCTGGGAAGTTTATACACACGGGGGAAGAAAGCCCAGGGGAATGGACGCTGTTGAGTGGGCCAAAAGAGTAGAAGAACTGGGAGCAGGTGAAATTCTCCTCACGAGCATGGACACCGATGGAACAAAGCAGGGATTTGACATTCCACTAACAAAAGCAGTTGTTGATGCCGTAAATATTCCCGTTATAGCCTCTGGAGGGGCTGGAAAACCAGAACACTTTTTAGAAGTATTTAGGATAGGTTCTGATGCTGCATTAGCGGCATCAATTTTCCACTATGGTGAATATACGGTAAGGGAACTGAAGATGTTTCTTGCCAAAAATGGAATTCCAGTTAGACTTGATTAG
- the hisIE gene encoding bifunctional phosphoribosyl-AMP cyclohydrolase/phosphoribosyl-ATP diphosphatase HisIE, producing the protein MEIEKLLEQVNWEKNNGIVPVIVQDEKGEVLTLAYMNKEALRKTLETGIAHYYSRSKGRIRMKGEVSGNIQTVKEIKIDCDNDALLLIVSPKGPACHTGNYSCFYRKLGEPERVLPIDYSLSILKELEEIIKRRKETPVEGSYTSKLFKEGREKIYKKFGEEAIEVLVAEKRERIIYEVADLLYHLLVLLTYNDISLGEVMNELRRRRK; encoded by the coding sequence ATGGAAATTGAAAAGTTATTGGAGCAAGTAAACTGGGAAAAGAACAATGGGATTGTCCCCGTCATAGTTCAGGATGAAAAAGGAGAAGTTCTTACACTTGCATATATGAACAAAGAAGCCCTTAGAAAAACTCTTGAAACGGGAATTGCCCACTACTACTCACGTTCCAAGGGTAGAATTAGAATGAAAGGAGAAGTTAGTGGGAATATACAGACAGTTAAAGAGATAAAAATTGATTGTGACAATGACGCCCTCTTGCTAATAGTTTCTCCAAAAGGACCTGCCTGTCACACTGGAAACTATTCATGCTTTTATAGAAAGCTTGGAGAACCAGAGAGAGTGCTCCCAATAGATTATTCTCTTTCAATTCTAAAGGAGCTCGAAGAGATAATAAAAAGAAGGAAAGAAACCCCCGTTGAAGGTTCATATACGTCCAAACTTTTTAAGGAAGGGAGAGAAAAGATCTACAAAAAATTTGGAGAAGAAGCTATAGAAGTCCTCGTTGCTGAGAAAAGGGAAAGGATAATCTACGAAGTTGCAGACTTATTATATCACCTTCTAGTGCTCCTTACATATAATGACATTTCTCTAGGAGAGGTTATGAACGAGTTAAGGAGGCGGAGAAAGTGA
- the hisC gene encoding histidinol-phosphate transaminase, with product MIWEEILNFEPYRAVEGNYRIWLDKNESPYDLPPQLKEEILEELKRIEFNRYPHITSDPLREALAEFYGLKKENIAVGNGSDELINYLVKMFKGKYIVVTSPTFGMYSFFAKLHGIPVKDIPLKEDFTIDGERIAEEGKAASAIFIASPNNPTGNSQPENEVLKVLDSGRVVILDEAYSEFSGKSFIPKISEYENLVILRTFSKAFGLAGIRCGYMIANEKIIDALYRILPPYNLNSLTMTVAIKMLEHYDIVKRRIKLIVKERERIRREFIEYSYPSEANFLLMKLDAYDYLLKKGIVVRKLSGRLEGHIRVTIGKKWENDELIKALKEFLEECRCG from the coding sequence GTGATCTGGGAAGAAATTCTAAACTTCGAGCCCTATAGAGCCGTAGAAGGAAACTACAGAATATGGCTTGATAAAAATGAAAGTCCCTATGACCTCCCTCCCCAACTTAAAGAGGAGATATTAGAAGAACTCAAGAGAATAGAGTTTAATAGATATCCTCACATAACCTCAGACCCTCTAAGAGAGGCCCTCGCAGAATTCTACGGACTAAAAAAAGAAAACATAGCCGTTGGGAATGGTAGTGACGAACTAATAAATTATCTTGTGAAGATGTTCAAGGGAAAGTACATAGTCGTTACCTCCCCCACTTTTGGCATGTATTCATTTTTTGCGAAGCTTCATGGAATTCCAGTGAAAGACATTCCCCTAAAGGAGGACTTCACAATTGATGGAGAGAGAATTGCAGAAGAAGGAAAAGCAGCATCAGCAATTTTCATAGCCTCACCAAACAACCCTACGGGAAACTCTCAACCAGAAAATGAAGTCCTCAAAGTTCTAGACTCTGGGAGAGTAGTTATACTTGATGAAGCCTATTCTGAGTTTTCGGGAAAAAGCTTCATACCAAAAATCAGTGAGTATGAAAATTTAGTAATTCTAAGGACGTTTTCAAAGGCGTTTGGACTTGCTGGAATTAGATGTGGATATATGATAGCAAATGAAAAGATTATAGATGCTTTATACAGAATACTCCCTCCATACAATCTTAATTCCTTGACAATGACAGTGGCTATAAAGATGTTAGAACACTATGATATTGTCAAGAGAAGAATTAAACTTATTGTAAAGGAACGAGAAAGAATTAGAAGAGAATTTATAGAATACTCCTATCCGAGTGAAGCTAACTTTCTTCTTATGAAGCTCGATGCATACGATTATCTTCTAAAGAAGGGGATTGTCGTGAGAAAGTTATCTGGAAGGCTAGAGGGTCACATTAGGGTAACAATAGGAAAAAAATGGGAAAATGATGAGCTGATTAAAGCCCTAAAAGAATTCCTGGAGGAGTGCAGATGTGGATAG
- a CDS encoding HAD family hydrolase, with protein sequence MWIVFDVDGVLIDTSESYDMATKLTVEYFLSHLGIKKEVSLEIIRDMRKKGVFSDDFELSEALILMYLSGEDLPKGEGVEYLRQKLGIVLDRKDIERVFNTFYLGEIYPNSIFKFEGLWRKEKRIVDIELLKKAKETYKLGIVTGRDSLEMKLAEEIIRFKFDKVVTRDMFEKPDPRALYEVTQGEEAIYIGDSKVDEELVERYRRTFKGNVTYLMVGRDVNDVNEALKKILFQSYIR encoded by the coding sequence ATGTGGATAGTCTTTGATGTAGATGGTGTACTCATAGACACTAGCGAGAGTTATGATATGGCAACAAAGCTCACAGTAGAGTACTTTCTTTCCCACCTGGGAATTAAGAAGGAAGTTTCTTTAGAGATAATAAGGGACATGAGAAAGAAAGGAGTATTTTCGGATGATTTTGAACTCAGTGAAGCATTAATTTTAATGTATCTTTCAGGAGAAGACCTTCCAAAAGGAGAAGGAGTTGAATATTTAAGGCAGAAGTTAGGAATTGTACTAGATAGAAAAGACATCGAAAGGGTGTTTAATACGTTTTATCTTGGCGAAATATATCCTAACAGCATTTTCAAGTTTGAAGGACTTTGGAGAAAAGAGAAGAGAATTGTTGATATCGAATTATTAAAGAAGGCAAAAGAAACTTATAAGCTGGGGATAGTTACTGGAAGAGATTCCCTAGAGATGAAGCTTGCAGAGGAAATTATCCGCTTTAAATTCGACAAAGTTGTTACAAGAGATATGTTTGAAAAACCTGACCCCCGGGCCTTATATGAAGTTACACAAGGGGAGGAAGCCATCTACATAGGAGACAGCAAAGTTGATGAAGAGCTGGTCGAGAGGTATAGGAGAACATTCAAAGGCAACGTTACCTACCTCATGGTCGGGAGAGATGTCAATGATGTCAACGAAGCATTGAAAAAGATACTTTTCCAATCATATATAAGGTGA
- the metG gene encoding methionine--tRNA ligase subunit beta, with translation MELYDVSEFWKFDMRVGKVIKAEKLKRTRKLIKLVVDFGKETRTIVTGIADQYNPKDLEGKKFIFVLNLKPKEFSGVKSEGMLIVAEEENGKVYLLPVPEEVPVGTKVW, from the coding sequence ATGGAGTTATATGACGTTTCAGAATTTTGGAAGTTTGATATGAGAGTTGGAAAGGTAATAAAGGCAGAAAAGTTAAAGAGAACTAGGAAATTGATAAAGTTGGTTGTTGATTTTGGAAAAGAAACGAGAACAATAGTAACTGGAATAGCAGATCAATATAACCCCAAAGATTTAGAAGGGAAGAAATTTATTTTTGTTCTAAACTTAAAACCAAAAGAATTCTCTGGAGTTAAAAGTGAAGGAATGCTAATAGTGGCAGAAGAAGAAAATGGAAAAGTTTACTTACTTCCTGTTCCAGAAGAAGTTCCGGTAGGAACAAAAGTTTGGTAG
- a CDS encoding membrane protein, which produces MKKVFLGVIIITLLLSPVKAGEYLYVYKPTTPDTAFSVIALYKVGEYARALEGCEWLMQIKTPFDSWGYAYGEKHEPKYTAMAMMALMRCENLARGRYYLTITNAAYWLIYTQKSDGSWDSYFDTALSYIALKEYLGLPSQGYIDIREQVKEAVRRAREWLLSNTPHTDIEKIFGLMALEDRKSLEKLGINEELEVYKAFALSYLGESVNLPVRDYNSPMEVAMALYATGKEKYKEKLLALQNFGFWGVLRYRVLDLIDVSKINEFRNLTSVACPYLKKVTPQFEWEKVVLADYYLHCGVSPELPSNITGLLPWQIAEVARIKAYLGLDYSNEIKYLLSIQENGKWEDFFNTEYVILVFKMLDVPYNYTSSIEYLKANLTWMVSAKDESGAPIYYKIPTYYFAYALILFKEFNMSEEFNITLKILQERQYKTGAFPYTQGSVAGITSTSKVLWALEKVGLVDSEMYRNGVSYLRKLLFADIPEPRLVDGKVFLENSTLILIRDSKYIGNATNSAVVSTLDGYIVIYPSQYPLSIKAYEVHGFRAEKGSALWTVLSIVLVVGGGMIVIIFKKVKIKR; this is translated from the coding sequence GTGAAAAAGGTATTCTTAGGGGTAATTATCATTACTTTACTCTTATCTCCAGTGAAAGCTGGAGAATATCTCTACGTCTACAAACCTACTACTCCAGATACAGCCTTTTCGGTAATAGCATTATATAAGGTAGGCGAATATGCAAGAGCTTTAGAGGGTTGTGAATGGTTAATGCAAATTAAAACACCTTTTGACTCTTGGGGTTATGCATATGGAGAAAAGCATGAGCCTAAGTATACTGCAATGGCAATGATGGCGCTGATGAGGTGTGAAAACCTTGCCCGCGGGAGATATTATCTCACAATTACAAATGCAGCATACTGGTTGATCTACACTCAAAAATCTGATGGATCCTGGGATAGTTACTTTGACACTGCCTTATCTTACATTGCCTTAAAGGAATACTTGGGCCTTCCCTCACAAGGATATATTGACATTAGAGAGCAAGTTAAAGAGGCTGTGAGACGAGCTAGGGAGTGGCTCCTCTCTAATACTCCTCACACTGATATTGAAAAAATATTTGGGTTAATGGCACTTGAAGATAGAAAGTCACTCGAGAAATTAGGGATTAATGAAGAATTGGAGGTTTACAAAGCATTTGCTCTTTCCTACTTAGGAGAGAGTGTAAACTTGCCTGTAAGAGACTATAATAGCCCCATGGAAGTTGCAATGGCTCTATATGCAACTGGGAAAGAAAAGTATAAGGAGAAACTACTTGCTCTTCAAAACTTTGGCTTTTGGGGAGTTTTAAGATATAGAGTTTTGGATTTGATTGATGTTTCCAAAATTAATGAATTTAGAAATCTTACGTCGGTAGCATGTCCCTACCTCAAGAAAGTAACTCCTCAATTTGAATGGGAGAAAGTTGTGCTTGCAGATTATTATCTCCACTGCGGTGTTTCCCCTGAATTGCCCTCAAATATAACTGGGTTACTTCCATGGCAAATTGCTGAAGTTGCAAGAATTAAAGCTTATCTTGGGTTGGATTATAGCAACGAGATTAAATACCTCCTTTCCATTCAGGAAAATGGGAAATGGGAAGACTTTTTCAATACCGAATATGTTATTTTAGTCTTTAAGATGTTGGATGTCCCTTACAATTATACCTCCTCCATAGAGTACTTGAAGGCTAATCTAACATGGATGGTTAGTGCAAAAGATGAGTCAGGAGCTCCAATCTATTATAAAATACCCACATACTATTTTGCATATGCCTTAATTCTGTTTAAAGAATTCAACATGAGTGAGGAGTTTAATATAACCCTGAAAATACTTCAAGAAAGACAATATAAGACAGGAGCATTTCCATACACTCAGGGGTCTGTAGCTGGTATAACATCTACTTCGAAAGTTCTTTGGGCTTTAGAAAAAGTTGGACTTGTTGATTCTGAAATGTATAGAAATGGTGTTTCCTACCTTAGAAAGCTTCTCTTTGCTGATATTCCTGAACCTAGACTTGTCGATGGGAAGGTTTTCTTAGAAAACTCAACGCTTATCTTAATTAGAGATTCTAAATATATAGGAAATGCAACGAACTCTGCGGTAGTTTCAACACTCGACGGTTACATTGTTATATATCCATCTCAATACCCCCTCTCAATTAAAGCATATGAAGTACATGGATTTAGAGCAGAAAAGGGAAGTGCTCTTTGGACAGTCCTCTCAATAGTACTGGTGGTTGGGGGAGGGATGATAGTTATTATCTTCAAGAAGGTAAAAATTAAAAGGTAG